A section of the Gemmatimonadaceae bacterium genome encodes:
- a CDS encoding molybdenum cofactor guanylyltransferase produces the protein MSRPADARRGVTGAIVAGGANERFGGESKGLRRVGAVRIIDRVAAAIRAVTPQIVLVANSREAEAWLDGVPVRRDVRSERGSVVGLHTAIASVPEGDIALVAAWDMPFVSAALLSLLVTRVREGASAAIPESPDGPEPFCAAYTSACLSHIEQAIARGDFRLSSVVTALPNVSRIGETDVRRFGDPGRLFFNVNTPADLEEAERMAATA, from the coding sequence GTGTCTCGCCCGGCCGACGCGCGTCGTGGAGTCACGGGCGCCATCGTCGCCGGCGGGGCGAACGAGCGGTTCGGCGGTGAATCGAAGGGGCTGCGGCGGGTGGGCGCTGTGCGCATCATCGACCGCGTCGCGGCCGCGATTCGCGCTGTGACACCCCAGATCGTTCTCGTCGCGAATTCACGCGAAGCGGAGGCGTGGCTGGACGGCGTTCCCGTCCGTCGCGACGTTCGCTCGGAACGCGGCAGCGTCGTCGGGCTCCATACCGCGATCGCGTCGGTACCCGAGGGCGATATCGCACTCGTCGCCGCTTGGGACATGCCGTTCGTGAGCGCCGCGTTGCTTTCGCTGCTCGTGACTCGCGTGCGGGAGGGCGCGTCGGCGGCGATCCCGGAGAGCCCGGACGGCCCCGAGCCGTTCTGCGCCGCGTACACGAGCGCGTGTCTGTCACACATCGAGCAGGCGATCGCTCGCGGCGATTTCCGACTATCGAGCGTCGTGACCGCGCTGCCCAACGTCTCGCGGATCGGCGAGACCGACGTTCGGCGGTTCGGCGACCCGGGGCGGCTCTTCTTCAACGTGAACACCCCCGCCGATCTCGAGGAAGCCGAGCGAATGGCGGCGACGGCGTGA